In Rhodoferax koreense, a genomic segment contains:
- a CDS encoding TetR/AcrR family transcriptional regulator, with protein MLEAARLAAQSRGYAGLNFRELAGTVGVKHTSLYYHFATKGDLAAAVAKRYWQDTAAGLDAMLAEVGDSRAALRNYPSIFRKSLENENRLCLVSFMSAEYDELPDEVKTEVQAFADVNVAWLTKVLVAMGLSPETSEQRAKSIYAAVAGAQLMARSRNDIALFDALMDGYRSAGLLPA; from the coding sequence ATCCTGGAAGCCGCGAGGCTGGCTGCGCAGTCGCGCGGCTACGCGGGGTTGAACTTTCGTGAGTTGGCTGGGACGGTAGGCGTCAAGCACACGAGCCTTTACTACCACTTCGCAACCAAGGGAGACCTTGCTGCCGCTGTCGCGAAGCGCTACTGGCAAGACACCGCTGCTGGGCTAGATGCGATGCTCGCGGAGGTCGGCGACAGCCGCGCCGCGCTCCGCAACTACCCGAGCATTTTTCGAAAGTCACTTGAAAACGAGAACCGCTTGTGCCTGGTCAGCTTCATGTCGGCGGAGTACGACGAGCTCCCCGACGAAGTGAAAACAGAGGTTCAGGCTTTCGCTGACGTCAATGTGGCGTGGCTGACGAAGGTGCTTGTTGCTATGGGCCTCTCGCCCGAAACCAGCGAGCAGCGCGCCAAGTCCATTTATGCCGCCGTCGCCGGCGCTCAGCTCATGGCGCGGAGCCGCAATGACATCGCGCTCTTCGACGCGCTCATGGACGGCTACCGGAGCGCCGGGCTGCTGCCGGCCTGA
- a CDS encoding PEP-CTERM sorting domain-containing protein has product MKNLFVKAMLAAAAVASFSAHAVSVNYTYTNTNVAGGDQSGKTSPFLTAANVATPGSNVFVETFGARNGGGNSQGCGLDTPSNLVSLNGGTYDFRKGTVAGVAAAPAGDSGCYAYGPTANGSLPDVVTVNYSGLLSTLGSNASLNYLGLYYGSIDTYNDLMFYNANGDLITTVTGASLIAQFNGTSGNQSADSSNIYVNLFFSPAEQFTSFAFSTTGRAFEMDNVAVGINVSNNVPEPGSLALLGIGLAGLAAARKRKKA; this is encoded by the coding sequence ATGAAGAATCTGTTCGTCAAGGCCATGCTGGCTGCTGCAGCCGTGGCTTCGTTTTCGGCGCACGCCGTGTCGGTGAACTACACCTACACCAACACGAACGTCGCCGGTGGCGACCAGTCCGGCAAGACCAGCCCATTCCTGACGGCAGCCAATGTGGCCACGCCAGGCTCGAATGTGTTCGTGGAAACGTTCGGGGCCCGCAACGGCGGCGGCAACAGCCAAGGCTGCGGCCTGGACACCCCGTCCAATCTGGTCAGCCTGAACGGCGGCACCTATGACTTTCGCAAGGGCACCGTGGCCGGTGTCGCCGCGGCACCTGCCGGCGACAGCGGCTGCTACGCCTACGGCCCCACCGCGAACGGCTCGCTGCCAGACGTTGTGACGGTCAACTACTCCGGCTTGCTGTCCACGCTGGGCTCGAACGCCAGCCTCAACTATCTCGGCCTGTATTACGGCTCCATCGACACGTACAACGATCTGATGTTCTACAACGCCAATGGCGACCTGATCACCACGGTCACCGGCGCCAGCCTGATCGCGCAGTTCAACGGGACGTCGGGCAACCAGTCGGCAGATTCGTCGAACATCTACGTGAACCTGTTCTTCAGCCCTGCCGAGCAGTTCACCAGCTTTGCGTTCTCCACGACTGGACGGGCGTTCGAAATGGACAACGTGGCGGTCGGCATCAATGTGTCCAACAACGTCCCCGAGCCTGGCTCCCTGGCGCTGCTGGGCATCGGCTTGGCTGGCCTCGCGGCTGCTCGCAAGCGCAAGAAGGCCTGA
- a CDS encoding mechanosensitive ion channel family protein — protein MDSLQTWLAALTRPSALAEGTVIAACVLAALGLAWALRRGLGWREEGSILFGRRLVDGVLFPLLLLCLAYVAQALVAHRLPLAVFRIAIPVLISLAVIRLGVKVLQVAFRDAPVVRVLERTISWVAWLAVVLWVSGLLPVILEQLDQIRWKVGGSTLSVRTMIEGGLTAGTVLIITLWISSAIEARLLHAATGGELSLRKAVANATRASMLFVGLLVALSSVGIDLTALSVLGGAVGVGIGFGLQKLASNYVSGFVILAERSMRIGDHVRIDGFEGRITDINARYTVVSAPNGRESIVPNEMLITQRVENWSLNNRRIAQNTVVSVGYDSDVDRVMTLLADAARAEPRVLAEPAPSVTLSNFGADGLEFTVGYWIEDPENGLGNLRSAINLGILRALRAGGIEVPYPQRVVHVQGAGEVVESNRSGTLPAAGNQPARQG, from the coding sequence ATGGACAGCCTGCAGACTTGGCTCGCCGCGCTGACCCGCCCTTCGGCGCTGGCCGAAGGGACGGTGATCGCCGCGTGTGTGTTGGCCGCGCTGGGACTGGCCTGGGCCTTGCGCCGCGGCCTGGGCTGGCGCGAGGAAGGCTCCATCCTGTTCGGCCGCCGGCTGGTCGACGGCGTGTTGTTTCCCCTGTTGCTGCTGTGCCTGGCCTATGTCGCGCAGGCCCTGGTGGCGCACCGGCTGCCGCTGGCGGTGTTCCGCATCGCGATTCCGGTGTTGATCTCGCTGGCCGTGATCCGCCTCGGCGTGAAGGTGCTGCAGGTCGCGTTCAGGGATGCCCCGGTGGTGCGGGTGCTGGAGCGCACCATCTCCTGGGTGGCCTGGCTGGCGGTGGTCCTGTGGGTGAGCGGCCTGCTGCCGGTGATCCTCGAGCAGCTGGACCAGATCCGATGGAAGGTGGGCGGCTCGACGCTGTCGGTACGGACCATGATCGAAGGCGGCCTCACCGCCGGCACGGTGCTGATCATCACGCTGTGGATCTCCTCGGCCATCGAGGCGCGGCTGCTGCATGCGGCCACTGGAGGCGAACTGTCGCTGCGCAAGGCCGTGGCCAATGCCACGCGCGCGTCGATGCTGTTCGTGGGCCTGCTGGTGGCGCTGTCCTCGGTCGGCATCGACCTCACGGCGCTGTCGGTGCTGGGTGGCGCGGTGGGCGTGGGCATCGGCTTCGGGCTGCAGAAGCTCGCGTCCAACTATGTGAGCGGTTTCGTCATCCTGGCCGAGCGCAGCATGCGCATCGGCGACCACGTGCGCATTGACGGTTTCGAGGGCCGCATCACCGACATCAACGCCCGCTACACCGTGGTCAGCGCCCCCAATGGCCGCGAATCCATCGTGCCCAACGAGATGCTGATCACGCAGCGCGTGGAGAACTGGTCGCTGAACAACCGGCGCATCGCGCAGAACACGGTGGTGTCCGTCGGCTACGACAGCGATGTCGACCGCGTGATGACCTTGCTGGCCGATGCCGCGCGCGCCGAGCCGCGCGTGCTGGCCGAGCCGGCGCCCTCGGTCACGCTGTCCAATTTCGGCGCCGACGGGTTGGAGTTCACCGTGGGCTACTGGATCGAAGACCCGGAGAACGGCCTGGGCAATCTGCGCTCGGCGATCAACCTGGGCATCCTGCGTGCGCTGCGCGCGGGCGGTATCGAGGTGCCTTATCCGCAGCGGGTCGTGCATGTGCAGGGCGCGGGCGAGGTGGTGGAGAGCAACCGTTCCGGCACGTTGCCAGCGGCCGGAAACCAACCGGCGCGTCAGGGTTGA
- a CDS encoding histone deacetylase family protein, with amino-acid sequence MNKTGYFTSPSCRQHEMGEGHPECPARLDAIEDRLLITGVADALERREAPEASLTDLELAHTRTHIAALRGLTDGLRDEIDAGGPTHAQLDPDTSLCVHTWDAALHAAGAALAATDAVIAGELENAFCAVRPPGHHACRDHAMGFCFFNNVALAAEYALARHGLSRVAIVDFDVHHGNGTEDIVCGDERILMVSFFQHPYYPEGGSLSTAANLVNVPVPAYTKGMEVREIIEAEWMPRLEAFEPEMIFISAGFDAHREDDMGQLGLVEADYAWITWRVKEVAKRYAKGRIVSCLEGGYNLSALGRSVEAHVRVLADL; translated from the coding sequence ATGAATAAAACCGGATACTTCACCAGCCCGTCTTGTCGCCAGCACGAGATGGGCGAAGGCCACCCCGAATGCCCGGCCCGGCTGGACGCCATCGAAGACCGCTTGCTCATCACCGGCGTGGCCGACGCCCTGGAGCGGCGCGAGGCGCCTGAAGCCTCTCTCACCGATCTGGAACTGGCCCACACCCGCACCCACATCGCCGCGTTGCGCGGCCTGACCGACGGGCTGCGCGACGAGATCGACGCAGGCGGCCCGACCCATGCCCAGCTCGACCCCGACACCTCGCTATGCGTGCACACCTGGGACGCCGCTCTGCATGCGGCCGGCGCCGCGCTGGCCGCCACCGACGCCGTGATCGCCGGCGAGCTGGAAAACGCGTTCTGCGCCGTGCGCCCGCCGGGTCACCACGCCTGCCGCGATCACGCGATGGGTTTCTGCTTCTTCAACAACGTCGCGCTGGCGGCGGAATACGCGCTCGCGCGGCATGGCCTGTCCCGCGTGGCCATCGTCGACTTCGACGTGCACCACGGCAACGGCACCGAAGACATCGTTTGCGGCGACGAGCGCATTCTGATGGTGAGCTTCTTTCAGCACCCTTATTACCCCGAGGGCGGCTCGCTTTCCACCGCGGCCAACCTGGTCAACGTGCCGGTGCCGGCCTACACCAAGGGCATGGAGGTGCGCGAGATCATCGAAGCCGAATGGATGCCGCGGCTGGAGGCTTTCGAGCCGGAGATGATCTTCATCAGCGCCGGCTTCGACGCGCACCGCGAGGACGACATGGGGCAGCTGGGCCTGGTGGAGGCGGACTACGCCTGGATCACCTGGCGCGTCAAGGAAGTGGCCAAGCGCTACGCCAAGGGCCGCATCGTGAGTTGCCTGGAAGGCGGCTACAACCTGAGCGCGCTGGGCCGCAGCGTAGAGGCGCACGTGCGGGTGCTGGCCGATCTTTGA
- a CDS encoding AAA family ATPase, protein MLVAQPKLKSLLDQLNTVIVGKTAQVQDCVACLLAGGHLLIEDVPGVGKTTLAHALARTFGLQFSRVQFTADLMPSDLSGVSVYERGREAFVFHPGPVFAQILLADEINRASPKTQSALLEAMEEKQVTVEGATRPLPSPFFVIATQNPMDQLGTFALPESQLDRFLMRISLGYPDRAAERVLLGGQDPRERANTLESLLTPHELQQLQRQVLEVHVSEPLLDYVQDLVAATRSGRWFLQGLSPRAGIAVVRAAKAQALLSGRDYVAPDDVQAILPQTAAHRLIPVGDAGRGAVEQVRAMIDAVPLS, encoded by the coding sequence ATGCTTGTTGCACAGCCCAAATTGAAGTCTCTCCTGGATCAGCTTAACACGGTGATCGTGGGAAAAACCGCTCAAGTCCAGGACTGCGTGGCCTGCCTGCTGGCCGGTGGCCACCTGCTGATCGAGGACGTGCCGGGCGTCGGCAAGACCACGCTGGCCCACGCGCTGGCGCGCACCTTCGGGCTGCAGTTTTCGCGCGTGCAGTTCACGGCCGATCTGATGCCCAGCGACCTGTCCGGCGTGTCCGTCTACGAGCGGGGCCGCGAGGCCTTCGTGTTCCACCCCGGGCCGGTGTTCGCGCAGATCCTGCTGGCGGACGAGATCAACCGCGCCAGCCCCAAGACCCAGAGCGCGCTGCTCGAGGCCATGGAGGAAAAGCAGGTCACGGTGGAAGGCGCGACGCGCCCCCTGCCGTCACCGTTCTTCGTGATCGCCACGCAGAACCCGATGGACCAGCTCGGCACCTTCGCGCTGCCCGAATCCCAGCTCGACCGTTTCCTGATGCGCATCTCGCTCGGCTACCCGGACCGCGCAGCCGAACGGGTGCTGCTCGGCGGCCAGGACCCGCGCGAACGCGCCAACACGCTGGAGAGCCTGCTCACGCCGCACGAGCTCCAGCAATTGCAGCGCCAGGTGCTGGAAGTGCATGTGTCCGAACCCCTGCTCGACTACGTGCAGGACCTCGTCGCCGCCACGCGTTCCGGCCGCTGGTTCCTGCAGGGCCTCTCCCCGCGCGCCGGCATCGCCGTGGTGCGCGCGGCCAAGGCCCAGGCGCTGCTGAGCGGACGCGACTACGTGGCCCCCGACGACGTGCAGGCCATCCTGCCGCAGACGGCGGCGCACCGGCTGATCCCGGTCGGCGATGCGGGCCGAGGCGCGGTGGAACAGGTGCGCGCGATGATCGACGCCGTGCCTTTGTCGTAG
- a CDS encoding DUF58 domain-containing protein has product MAFATTLQRLNPLAPARARFQRWWQSRLPLADTLRLTQRNVYILPTAPGWMLAATLLVLLVASINYQLNLGYLLTFLLAGCAAVGMHVAHATLRGIDLKLVAPDAQFAGTSTVLTVQLSSERRTPRRGIGLALLGTDHWTWTDVPALGSATVHVAFAPATRGLHRVPAITAETRFPLGTFRVWCYWRPAAQVMVYPKPEAHPPPLPPGEPKSGGAGTGHAQSSGEFDGVRGYRRGDPLKLVVWKKFAKAGELVSRDSPQTQQHVLWLDFAQAGSASVEQRLSRLCAWVLQADQLGLDFGLRLPGAEIAPGGGAAHQRRCLEALALC; this is encoded by the coding sequence ATGGCCTTTGCCACCACCCTCCAGCGCCTCAACCCCCTCGCCCCGGCGCGTGCACGCTTCCAGCGCTGGTGGCAAAGCCGGCTGCCGCTGGCCGATACGCTGCGCCTCACCCAGCGCAACGTGTACATCCTGCCCACCGCCCCGGGCTGGATGCTGGCCGCGACCTTGCTCGTGCTGCTGGTGGCCAGCATCAATTACCAGCTCAACCTCGGCTACCTGTTGACCTTCCTGCTCGCGGGCTGCGCGGCGGTCGGCATGCATGTGGCGCATGCCACGCTGCGCGGCATCGATCTCAAGCTCGTCGCGCCGGACGCGCAGTTCGCCGGCACCAGCACCGTGCTCACCGTGCAACTCAGCAGCGAGCGCCGCACACCCCGGCGCGGCATCGGCCTGGCGCTGCTCGGCACCGACCACTGGACCTGGACCGACGTGCCCGCCCTCGGCAGCGCCACCGTGCACGTGGCCTTCGCGCCCGCCACGCGCGGCCTGCATCGCGTGCCGGCGATCACGGCCGAAACCCGGTTCCCGCTGGGCACCTTCCGCGTCTGGTGCTACTGGCGGCCTGCCGCGCAGGTCATGGTCTACCCCAAGCCCGAGGCGCATCCGCCACCGTTGCCGCCCGGCGAGCCGAAATCCGGCGGCGCGGGTACGGGCCATGCGCAGAGCAGCGGCGAATTCGATGGCGTGCGCGGCTACCGGCGCGGCGATCCGCTCAAGCTAGTGGTCTGGAAGAAGTTCGCCAAGGCCGGTGAACTGGTGAGCCGCGACAGCCCGCAGACGCAGCAGCATGTGTTGTGGCTCGATTTCGCGCAGGCAGGCAGCGCCAGCGTGGAGCAGCGCCTGTCGCGGCTGTGCGCCTGGGTGCTGCAGGCCGACCAGCTCGGGCTCGATTTCGGGCTGCGCCTGCCCGGCGCCGAGATTGCACCCGGTGGCGGCGCGGCGCACCAGCGGCGTTGCCTGGAGGCGCTCGCCCTGTGCTGA
- a CDS encoding transglutaminaseTgpA domain-containing protein — translation MLKAPRSGLSSSARLSTLPREGRDTLFLLLVVAWVLLPQIGNLPLWCSLFAAGLLLARGWLAWTSGPLPSRWWMAGLLAVTLAATWATHRTLLGRDAGVTLIVVLLALKTLELRARRDAFVIFFLGFFTMLTNFFFSQSLLTAAAMLVALLGLLTALVNAHMPVGKPPLAEAARTAGWMALLGAPVMLVLFMLFPRMAPLWGIPSDGMTGRSGLSGTMQVGTMASLALDDSIALRVRFEGAPPPQDTLYFRGPVLSQFDGREWRAQYAGFGFENPREANLQVSGPPVRYEVTLEPNNRPWLLLLDAAPSPPQLPAQQTGRVFMTPDLQWMASRPLTDLTRYRAESYPDFRHGPERQSLRLQAYVDLPAGFNPRTLQLAADLRRDPRYANADAAAFVAAALEKLRTGGYSYTLEPGVYGRDTADVFWFDNKAGFCEHIASAFVVLMRALDIPARIVTGYQGGDINSVDGFWTVRQSDAHAWAEVWQAGRGWVRVDPTGAVSPGRIGSLARLQAPAGVFATAIGTVNPTLAANLRAAWEALNNRWNQWVLNYTQTRQLDLLKRLGLDVAGWEDLVRAIGVLLALLGAAGVGWMLWERRQHDPWLRLLAQAQARLRQAGVEVPAATPPRQMAALLARHFDAEADDRTAAVRDWLLQLEAQRYAPAASPERRAGLARLRRVFQQLAWPGS, via the coding sequence GTGCTGAAAGCCCCGAGATCCGGCCTCTCCAGCTCGGCCCGCCTCTCGACACTGCCGCGCGAGGGCCGCGACACGCTGTTCCTGCTGCTCGTAGTCGCCTGGGTGCTGCTGCCGCAGATCGGCAACCTGCCGCTGTGGTGCAGCCTGTTCGCCGCGGGCCTGCTGCTCGCGCGCGGCTGGCTGGCCTGGACCTCCGGCCCCCTGCCCTCGCGCTGGTGGATGGCCGGCCTGCTGGCCGTGACGCTGGCCGCCACCTGGGCCACGCACCGCACCCTGCTCGGCCGCGACGCGGGCGTGACGCTGATCGTGGTGCTGCTGGCGCTGAAGACGCTCGAGCTGCGCGCGCGGCGCGATGCCTTCGTCATCTTCTTCCTGGGCTTCTTCACGATGCTCACGAACTTCTTCTTCTCGCAGTCGCTGCTCACGGCAGCCGCCATGCTGGTCGCCCTGCTCGGCCTGCTGACCGCGCTGGTCAACGCGCACATGCCCGTCGGCAAGCCGCCGCTGGCCGAAGCCGCACGCACCGCCGGCTGGATGGCCCTGCTCGGCGCACCGGTCATGCTCGTGCTGTTCATGCTGTTCCCGCGCATGGCGCCGCTGTGGGGCATTCCGAGCGACGGCATGACGGGGCGCAGCGGCCTGTCGGGCACGATGCAGGTCGGCACCATGGCCAGCCTGGCACTGGACGACAGCATCGCGCTGCGGGTGCGCTTCGAGGGCGCGCCACCTCCGCAGGACACGCTGTATTTCCGCGGGCCGGTGCTGTCGCAGTTCGACGGCCGCGAGTGGCGCGCACAGTACGCCGGCTTCGGCTTCGAGAATCCGCGCGAGGCCAACCTGCAAGTCAGCGGTCCACCCGTGCGTTACGAGGTCACGCTCGAGCCCAACAACCGGCCCTGGCTGCTGCTGCTCGACGCCGCCCCGAGCCCGCCCCAACTGCCGGCGCAGCAGACTGGCCGCGTGTTCATGACGCCCGACCTGCAGTGGATGGCCAGCCGCCCGCTGACCGACCTCACGCGCTACCGCGCCGAGAGTTATCCCGACTTCCGCCACGGCCCCGAGCGCCAATCCCTGCGCCTGCAGGCCTATGTCGACCTGCCCGCCGGCTTCAACCCGCGCACGCTGCAGCTCGCGGCCGACCTGCGGCGCGACCCGCGGTATGCCAATGCCGATGCCGCGGCCTTCGTGGCCGCCGCGCTCGAGAAGCTGCGCACCGGCGGCTACAGCTACACACTCGAGCCCGGTGTCTACGGCCGGGACACGGCCGACGTGTTCTGGTTCGACAACAAGGCCGGCTTCTGCGAACACATCGCTTCGGCCTTCGTGGTGCTGATGCGCGCGCTCGACATCCCGGCGCGCATCGTCACCGGCTACCAGGGCGGCGACATCAACAGCGTGGACGGCTTCTGGACCGTGCGCCAGAGCGACGCCCACGCCTGGGCCGAAGTCTGGCAGGCCGGCCGCGGCTGGGTGCGCGTGGACCCGACGGGCGCGGTCTCGCCGGGCCGCATCGGTTCGCTGGCCCGGCTGCAGGCGCCGGCCGGCGTCTTCGCCACCGCCATCGGCACGGTGAACCCCACGCTGGCGGCCAACCTGCGCGCGGCCTGGGAGGCCCTGAACAACCGCTGGAACCAGTGGGTGCTGAACTATACGCAGACCCGCCAGCTCGACCTGCTCAAGCGGCTGGGCCTGGACGTGGCCGGCTGGGAGGATCTGGTCCGCGCCATCGGCGTGCTGCTGGCGCTGTTGGGCGCGGCCGGTGTCGGCTGGATGCTGTGGGAGCGGCGCCAGCACGACCCCTGGCTGCGCCTGCTGGCCCAGGCCCAGGCCCGCCTGCGCCAGGCCGGCGTGGAGGTGCCCGCTGCCACGCCGCCCCGGCAGATGGCCGCTTTGCTGGCGCGGCACTTCGATGCCGAAGCCGACGACCGCACGGCCGCCGTGCGCGACTGGCTGCTGCAGCTCGAAGCCCAGCGCTACGCCCCGGCCGCATCGCCAGAGCGCCGTGCCGGGCTGGCTAGACTCCGGCGTGTCTTCCAACAATTGGCCTGGCCAGGTTCATGA
- the mltB gene encoding lytic murein transglycosylase B — protein MIKKIPFAIALIAACALPLCAGAEKPSKRKKPATAVAAAGPLYATRADAMADADDIASRRDLDREWVRQAIGQAHFLPSVARLMTPAPSGTPKNWRVYRSRFVEPIRIAAGVRFWEQNRAALERAEKEYGVPAEIIVGIIGVETIYGQQVGSFKVMDALATLAYDFPASHPRARERSAYFKGELEQFLSHANRTGIDPFALRGSYAGAMGMPQYMPTSWVKYAVDFDGDGRVDLFDSPADVIGSVANYFKSFNWQPGMPTHYPVRFDATAVDMEALLAPDILPSFSVASFTAKGAILEGDALQHKGQLALVELQNGAEPPSYVAGTENFYVVTRYNWSSYYAMAVIELGEAVAAVIRK, from the coding sequence ATGATCAAAAAAATTCCGTTTGCTATCGCACTGATAGCAGCCTGCGCGCTCCCACTGTGCGCTGGCGCCGAAAAACCCTCTAAACGAAAGAAGCCTGCGACAGCGGTCGCAGCCGCCGGCCCGCTCTACGCCACCCGGGCGGACGCCATGGCCGATGCCGACGACATCGCCAGCCGGCGCGACCTGGACCGCGAATGGGTGCGCCAGGCCATCGGCCAGGCGCATTTCCTGCCGAGCGTGGCGCGGCTGATGACGCCGGCGCCCAGCGGCACACCGAAGAACTGGCGGGTCTACCGCAGCCGTTTCGTCGAGCCGATCCGCATCGCGGCCGGCGTGCGCTTCTGGGAACAGAACCGCGCCGCGCTCGAACGCGCGGAGAAGGAATACGGCGTGCCGGCCGAGATCATCGTCGGCATCATCGGCGTGGAGACCATCTACGGCCAGCAGGTCGGCAGCTTCAAGGTGATGGACGCGCTGGCCACGCTGGCCTACGACTTCCCCGCCAGCCATCCGCGCGCCCGGGAACGCAGCGCCTACTTCAAGGGCGAACTCGAGCAGTTCCTGAGCCACGCCAACCGCACCGGCATCGACCCGTTCGCGCTGCGCGGCAGCTACGCCGGCGCCATGGGCATGCCGCAGTACATGCCCACGAGCTGGGTCAAGTACGCGGTGGACTTCGACGGCGACGGCCGTGTCGACCTCTTCGACAGCCCGGCGGACGTGATCGGCTCGGTGGCCAACTACTTCAAGTCGTTCAACTGGCAGCCGGGCATGCCCACCCACTACCCGGTGCGTTTCGATGCCACCGCGGTGGACATGGAGGCCCTGCTCGCACCGGACATCCTGCCCAGCTTCAGCGTGGCCAGCTTCACCGCCAAGGGTGCGATCCTGGAAGGCGATGCGCTGCAGCACAAGGGCCAGCTCGCACTGGTGGAATTGCAGAACGGCGCGGAGCCGCCGAGCTACGTGGCCGGCACGGAAAACTTCTACGTCGTCACGCGCTACAACTGGTCGAGTTATTACGCGATGGCGGTGATCGAACTCGGCGAGGCCGTGGCGGCTGTCATCCGCAAGTGA
- a CDS encoding sensor domain-containing diguanylate cyclase → MKLKPFSHWSLRLQMALVFSALAVAATAALSYVWISMLTPRIEQAAADGLQAVAHNAARTLSEGLFERSREMELLANAEPMWVNGLEDDGVRQILALSQSATPSSRWIGVADLRGVVRSATGNLLVGQSVKERPWYAKGLKGVYVGDVHAAKLLAALLPPAQDGAPERFVDFAAPIKVDGVVVGVLAAHGTWDWTRRVIESLMPPRARELGLSVFIFDRAGNVIYAPDGQTDRFAAEGQKLPVLDPARAISVGNGIHVAVVPWKDGQDYLTSVVRLPARTPASDLGWHVVASMPVSVAFIDERAATQRAIWVGLAVAVLATGLAWLAAARLSAHLSAITAAAGEVRAGRPGAQIPLLHSSADVHQLSTALHGMTERLMHVQEETEQRVRDRTRELEKATQELANQARTDPMTGLLNRRGFEPPWQHGLALARRSGRPLSVVMVDIDHFKRVNDTFGHETGDVVIKHLAQLMTSRLRGTDWVARLGGEEFVAMLPDTDVDQAERIARELVQAMAAQELPAVGRVTISAGVAGLAPDVDDGAMLLRRADAALYQAKHGGRNQACAWSAGA, encoded by the coding sequence ATGAAGCTCAAGCCTTTTTCCCACTGGAGCCTGCGGCTGCAGATGGCGCTGGTGTTCAGCGCGCTGGCGGTCGCCGCGACGGCGGCCCTGTCCTATGTGTGGATCAGCATGCTGACGCCGCGCATCGAGCAGGCCGCGGCCGATGGGCTGCAAGCCGTGGCCCACAATGCCGCGCGCACGCTGAGCGAAGGGCTGTTCGAACGGAGCCGAGAAATGGAGTTGCTGGCCAATGCCGAGCCGATGTGGGTCAACGGCCTGGAGGACGACGGCGTGCGCCAGATCCTGGCGCTGAGCCAGTCGGCCACGCCGAGCAGCCGGTGGATCGGCGTGGCCGACCTGCGCGGCGTCGTGCGCTCGGCCACCGGGAATCTGCTGGTGGGCCAGAGCGTGAAGGAACGGCCCTGGTACGCCAAGGGCTTGAAAGGCGTGTATGTGGGCGACGTGCATGCCGCCAAGCTGCTGGCCGCGCTGCTGCCGCCGGCGCAGGACGGGGCCCCCGAGCGCTTCGTCGATTTTGCCGCGCCGATCAAGGTGGACGGCGTGGTGGTCGGCGTGCTCGCCGCGCATGGCACCTGGGACTGGACGCGCCGCGTCATCGAGTCGCTGATGCCGCCCAGGGCCCGCGAACTCGGGCTGTCGGTGTTCATCTTCGACCGCGCGGGCAACGTGATCTATGCGCCCGACGGCCAGACCGATCGATTTGCCGCCGAAGGCCAGAAGCTGCCGGTGCTCGACCCAGCCCGCGCCATCAGCGTCGGTAACGGCATCCACGTGGCCGTGGTGCCGTGGAAGGATGGACAGGACTATCTGACCTCGGTGGTTCGCCTGCCGGCGCGCACCCCCGCCAGCGACCTCGGCTGGCACGTGGTGGCGAGCATGCCGGTGTCGGTGGCCTTCATCGACGAACGGGCGGCCACGCAGCGCGCCATCTGGGTCGGCCTCGCCGTGGCGGTGCTGGCCACCGGCCTGGCGTGGCTGGCGGCCGCGCGCCTGAGCGCGCACCTGTCGGCCATCACCGCCGCGGCCGGCGAGGTGCGGGCGGGCCGGCCTGGCGCGCAGATTCCGTTGTTGCACAGCAGTGCCGATGTACACCAGCTTTCCACCGCGCTGCACGGCATGACCGAGCGGCTGATGCATGTGCAGGAGGAGACCGAGCAGAGGGTGCGCGACCGCACGCGCGAACTCGAGAAGGCTACGCAGGAGCTGGCCAACCAGGCCCGGACCGATCCGATGACCGGCCTGCTGAACCGCAGGGGCTTCGAGCCGCCGTGGCAGCATGGCCTGGCACTGGCGCGGCGCAGCGGCCGGCCGCTTTCGGTGGTGATGGTGGACATCGACCACTTCAAGCGTGTGAACGACACCTTCGGCCACGAGACCGGCGACGTGGTGATCAAACACCTGGCGCAGTTGATGACCAGCCGGCTGCGGGGCACGGACTGGGTGGCGCGGCTCGGCGGCGAGGAGTTCGTGGCGATGCTGCCCGACACCGACGTCGACCAGGCCGAACGCATCGCGCGGGAACTGGTGCAGGCCATGGCCGCGCAGGAGCTCCCCGCGGTCGGCCGCGTCACCATCAGCGCCGGCGTGGCCGGCCTGGCGCCCGACGTGGACGATGGGGCGATGCTGTTGCGCCGGGCCGATGCCGCGCTCTACCAGGCCAAGCATGGTGGGCGCAACCAAGCCTGCGCGTGGAGCGCCGGCGCCTGA